The window ggtgtatagtctggtctattgtctagtttatagtctattctttaggttagtctatagtctacaattTCGcctcctaataacttccaaaaaagaacataaatattACTTCCTGCGAATGACTTCAGTTGTAGTGAAATTGGAATCAAATCCTTtgaaaaaatcataacttcttcaggtcttttttagTACtaccatggagtaaattctactactttttcgtttctttggaagttcttcttTAGTTGGGGATTTtagtactatttttaaattttccatgcctgcacTCTCTATACTTTTCTCATCTACTTACTTCtttgctttttgttttattcaaaataatccaaatattttgaaaatattgtcttgttttatttttcttcattattattGTGTGATGttgtgaatttttgaaaatgttggcCCATATAGCAcacaacacacaaacacacacagtcattcaaataaaaataaaaccaccTACGcgaagttttgaaattttgttaaatgtaaatatatgaccgtttgaaaaaaatcataaaatttttataataaattaaaaaaaaaataaaatgtttaaatatgtttttatatttaattattttgtgttgaaagtaaaagtatttttattattatttttttaatactaaataattattttattttgttttaagatttaaaatggaaaaatcgAATCGACCTCAGCGTAATCGTCGTCATAGTAGGTTCGTTTGTTGCTGGTGATTTATGTTTCAAatatgttttcttgtttttttttgttttcttctgttttaatcatttttttaaacaaatcgctttttcttaactaaatgacgcatgttgttttatttttaaataataagtttaaaaattgaaaaaaaatatttaatgtgtttaataactttatgcgattgtaatgtttttatttgttgcatTTACTGCATAACCTAAGGCGCTTTCGTTTTGCAGTGTTCTGTAGCATAATACATAGGCAGCTTTTTAATGTACATTTGGTTTATTTGCATTGCATACCTGTAGGAGCTTACTCACtggatttctttaaattttttaacaatatatttaaagCAAGTTTTGTGCAACTGAATAACAGAACAGCAATTCATTTAAAGCATGTTTTGTGCTGTGTTCTGTAGCATAATACATAAGTAGCTTTTTAATGAACATTTAGTTTATTTGCATTGCATACCTGTAGGAGCTTACTCACTAGATTTCTTTAAACTGTTTAACTATATAATTAAAGCATGTTCTTTGCAACTGAATAACAAAACAGCAACTAATAGTTTCATTCAATTTTTAGACGAGCCTGGCCACCAGAAGATGATTTACATTATCCACGTCCAGCCAAACGTTTATTTACGCCCGAAATCAAGCGTATGCTTAAAGAATGGCTAGTAAGACGACGTGAAAATCCCTATCCTAGTCGAGAGGAGAAGAAACGTTTAGCCATCGAGACTGGTCTGACGTATACACAAATCTGTAATTGGTTTGCCAATTGGAGGCGTAAACTGAAAAATTCCGaaagagaaaaatcaaaaaaatcttgGGGTCATTTAATCAAACACTATAATAACAATGCCAAGGGAAATGTAGAACAATTTAGTATATCATCGGAGGACAGTATATGGGAAGAGGAACAAGAACAGCAAAGACGAAATCGAATGAATGAACGAGCATTAAAGGGCGTGGATTATGATGAGGAGTATGAGGATGATGATGATTCATCGTTATGTGATATAGAAGGATCTAATGAATCTTCCACCGATATAGAACNNNNNNNNNNNNNNNNNNNNNNNNNNNNNNNNNNNNNNNNNNNNNNNNNNNNNNNNNNNNNNNNNNNNNNNNNNNNNNNNNNNNNNNNNNNNNNNNNNNNtttttaattttcttttcatttacacaccttttgtaatttaaatatttattataaattttctttatgtacgtttcctttatttatttttaaaaaaattaaatttttattaatttatgttttttagggttgtatttctttgtataacagcagttttttttttattttcttgtttaacaACCGTTTCGTTTGAATAACACAATCAGACTATTTGCCAccaagttttcttttgaaatatttttatcttttagacaaaaacgaaatatttataaaaatatcagcaagaaaatctattttcttctttatatttttttttgtgtattttctcACCAACttataatgattttgtttttattttactttgtatttTGGATTCTCATTAAACAATTAATAGATTTAAAGATGGGTGATTTAAGTTTGTATTCAAAGCAACATTTATCGAATAGTGAGGAATCATTAACGAATTTGGGAATATCCTATAAGAACTTATAAAGATTTGCTTGTGGCTAAGATAAAAAACCCTTTTCGTTATTTTGTAACATTTCAGTTGAATTTCCTTTAAAGTAGTTAAACtcaattgttaaaatttgtaacTTGTTATAGGGTATCTTTACAATATGATCTCTTATTCCTAAGAGATCACTTTCTCTCTCAATAAAATTTGACCgtgatataatttatttttcttaaaatactcTACAGTATGTATTGTTCTTTGTTTGGAACAAGAATTTAACAATTTGAATACTAGATTTCTAGTATAACAGGATGAAGTCGAAGTGCGAAGTGttgccctatctcacggtggtactttttcaaccactgggtgtgtaaaaagtaaacatgccctatctcacggtggtactttttcaaccactgggtgtgtaaaaagtaaacaactcaccactgcccctttgtgtatTTTATAAGCAGGTTGTAATTTTTGTGCATGGATAAAGCCGGTCCATGTACGAGCACtttgctcgagtacttgagctatctaatctctgaccactGCTGCCATGtagcttaacttccgagatgtaaaacatcacttccgtttacaatgGATGGTATGTATTGATTTGGCAATAACGGGATGTATAAATTAGATTGAATGTGACATAAAGGCCCGATATCAGCTGGAAAGATCAAATTTTGGACCATATTGGTAAGCCCTGAATCAAGTGTATATACCGCGGGTTAATCGGCAATAAAGGATCGAATGTGCTTGAAAAGGGAGCTTAAGTCAATTTAACTGACGAATGTAAAAGCGTTTGACTTAACTAGGGCTGGATTAACAACATTTACGAGAAAATCCAATGACCAATTGGAATAGTTGAAAGACCATTGAAAAATCTATGTAGAACGATTAGTTGGACGTCTGAAATTCTATGAAGAAACCAACTCAAAATGAAAAAGTCCGAAATTATTATGGTTTCAAACTCCTTCAGAAATTGCTTAATTCAACAAATGTCTATGGCTTTAATTTTTTGGGttctttgttgttgtaacagcttaaactatctgaatttaggtccaagccaagaaattgggctacttcaatagGGTTAGTCtataaatccattgggctaagtgaagtaTGGTGGGCTGTACAGATGAATATGTTGAATAtgggtatcatggggacccCGTCCACATGCTGGGCATATATTGGCGACGGTACGATTATGCAGGTGCAGTAATCGTTGAGcccgatctcagttgtgccagagcaactcttACTTTGGGCGGCAGGTTCTTATCGATTTCCGCTATAGGCGGTGGGCGACCTTCAAGAACGATATTCATGCAGTAACCAgaaaccgcggtattgatgACGTCTCTATAAATATCGTTCAAAGATGCTGCGGGGCTGCATCAAACTGTGTGATATTAAAGTTAGGATGACTTCTCCAGTGACttcccaggaggaactgtttggtcagcatgacattatgttTCTTGACTGGGAGGACCATACTTTTATCGTGTAGGTGGTGCTCTGAGGTTATTTACATGCAGCCCATTACAGTCGGTAGGGCAGtattttggcagctttgaatttttctccactgggtatcactcagcgaaggtgaccacactggagcagcataattgacAACTGACTGACTGGCTAATTGTTTTGTAGGTAGCCAACCAGGTTTCTTTGTCCACTCTCCAAATGCTGCCGACTGTCAAAGGTGGCCCCCTAAATCTTTGTGTTCAGAGTCGGTATTTGGGTTTCATCGACTATGACGCCTAGGTTCAAGTTTACCTCCTTCATCGAGGTGGTGAAAAGTGCAGCTGATGACTTCACTGATGATAGTTTCAGGTTACGTCTAGTGAAGAAGTTGTGTATTTTTCCAAGATAACCGTTCGCCATAATGGTACTGTCGCCGGCATAAGATAGAACTTCCACACCTTGTGGAGGTGTGGGGAGTTTAGAGAGGTAGAAGTTAATCAATAGGGGGGATAGGACGCCGCCCTGTGGTACACCCTGTTACTCTATGGGTTCTTTGTCAATTCGCTTTTCTTTGGCTTTTCTGTAATGGACCTGGCttcaatatataaacaatataaacaatagGGGGATAGGACGCCGCCCTGTGGTACACCCTGTTACTCTATGGGTTCTTTGTCAATTCGCTTTTCTTTGGCTTTTCTGTAATGGACCTGGCTTCATTAGTGTCCTGTATTTTTGAAAGGATTTACCTTCTATGACTTTGGTCCATCTGATCTCTCTCCTTCACGAAAGTTTTAGCTCACTGCGAATGTCTTGAATCGAAAACAGTTATACTTTACGTGCCTGGCTTATATTAGAATCttacatatttttagttcttCTATTGAGGTTGATGTCCTTTGATCTTGAGTATCTCATCATCACAGTTGTTGAGACCTATGCCTCGGTGGAATAAGTATAGTAGTCTGAAGGTGAAGATTTTGCTTATATAGATGAGGTCCACATGAAACATTTCcaattgtcaattattgttagCACCATTAAAATTAATCTCAAAACAGAATTAGTTAATGGTCTAAAATATCAATACTTGTAGGGAAGCTACATGAAGCTATAAATATAACCGGATTCCATCCTAGACATACATATAAGAAACCATTTTATTTCCGAAATGATCATGAAcataaaattctgaaaattaAGTTTCTCGTTCTGAAGATCATGCAATTTAAAATCAAACGGTTTATCAACAGTTATTGATCTTATCAagaatgttttcaataatttgctATATTTTCCCAATTTTGTGAGTTCTCACGTTTGAATGGTCACTG of the Lucilia cuprina isolate Lc7/37 chromosome 2, ASM2204524v1, whole genome shotgun sequence genome contains:
- the LOC111682916 gene encoding homeobox protein Mohawk; amino-acid sequence: MEKSNRPQRNRRHSRRAWPPEDDLHYPRPAKRLFTPEIKRMLKEWLVRRRENPYPSREEKKRLAIETGLTYTQICNWFANWRRKLKNSEREKSKKSWGHLIKHYNNNAKGNVEQFSISSEDSIWEEEQEQQRRNRMNERALKGVDYDEEYEDDDDSSLCDIEGSNESSTDIE